One segment of Anatilimnocola aggregata DNA contains the following:
- a CDS encoding heavy metal translocating P-type ATPase, producing the protein MASIAGQVANDRAQCDFCELPITHGAATDEAGHQYCCYGCRFAASIAASSGDEAQSRWTMTKLGLSVFFSMNVMVCTLLLWSETSATNELASAWYGLFRSASLLFSLPVLLLLGPPIVKDARRELLAGRSSMSVLLIVGVAAAMGYSVYSVMFGGHIYCEVACAILLGVTLGKWLEANGKLQTTAALRAMSQLLPDTVRKWMNNVETIVPASDLQPGEWFRVLPGERIVADGIVQQGEALVDEQAVTGESAPAHKFGEALVYSGTLVLDGPLVIAATSAAGEGTIAKMIAAVKQGTASRSHYERLAERISRWFLPVVLMLALGTLAIHVSRGQFEQGLLAAVAVLVIACPCSLGLATPMALWAAIARAAQAGILIRSGDALTQFAAVKTICFDKTGTLTTGQPQLTAYNLAPGVSLSQVSAHVNDLVIDSTHPLAQSLADWCREEHSHQASFSGVTNSRHLPGRGVVGYSPELGTDVLLGNRRWLEACHQDCRELSLPADDATAETLVAWGGRVRAQFLFSEQLRSGVKNTLQQLAAEQLNLLMLTGDRDSRARHLATSLGLSYRAELLPEAKLLAIKSLSHSNGPVAMVGDGINDAPALATADVGISLAGGTDIARHSAPICLLRNDLSSLLFLRRLAITTRHALRWNLVWALGYNVIGLGLAAAGWLHPVIAAIAMGLSGLFVVTNSLALARFEAPRPVEDEEHPPLSIATEVSP; encoded by the coding sequence ATGGCATCTATCGCGGGCCAAGTTGCCAACGATCGCGCACAGTGCGATTTTTGCGAACTGCCCATCACGCACGGCGCGGCCACCGATGAAGCAGGACATCAATACTGCTGTTACGGTTGTCGGTTTGCTGCTTCGATCGCTGCCAGCAGCGGTGACGAAGCGCAATCTCGCTGGACGATGACCAAGCTGGGGTTGTCCGTCTTCTTCTCGATGAACGTGATGGTTTGCACGCTGCTGTTGTGGTCCGAGACATCGGCCACAAATGAACTCGCCTCGGCCTGGTATGGCCTGTTTCGCTCGGCCTCGCTGCTGTTCTCGTTGCCCGTGCTGTTGCTGCTCGGTCCCCCGATTGTGAAAGACGCGCGGCGCGAACTCCTGGCGGGACGTAGTTCGATGAGCGTGCTGCTGATCGTGGGAGTCGCCGCCGCGATGGGCTACTCTGTTTACTCGGTGATGTTCGGCGGGCATATCTACTGCGAAGTTGCCTGCGCGATTCTGCTCGGCGTCACACTCGGCAAATGGCTCGAAGCCAACGGCAAGCTGCAAACGACCGCTGCCCTGCGTGCGATGTCGCAACTGTTGCCCGATACGGTGCGCAAGTGGATGAACAACGTCGAGACTATTGTGCCGGCCAGCGATCTGCAGCCCGGCGAATGGTTTCGTGTCTTGCCCGGCGAGCGAATCGTCGCCGATGGAATCGTTCAACAAGGGGAAGCCCTTGTCGACGAGCAGGCAGTCACTGGTGAGAGCGCTCCCGCGCACAAGTTCGGCGAAGCACTCGTCTACAGCGGCACGCTGGTGCTGGATGGTCCGCTGGTCATCGCAGCCACGTCAGCTGCGGGCGAAGGAACGATCGCCAAGATGATCGCAGCCGTCAAACAAGGTACGGCCTCCCGCTCGCACTATGAGCGCCTTGCCGAACGCATCAGCCGCTGGTTTCTTCCGGTTGTGCTGATGTTGGCCCTGGGTACGTTGGCGATTCATGTCAGCCGCGGCCAATTCGAACAGGGCCTGCTCGCGGCTGTGGCTGTGCTGGTCATTGCCTGCCCCTGCAGCTTGGGTCTGGCCACTCCCATGGCCTTGTGGGCTGCGATTGCTCGTGCCGCGCAGGCAGGAATTCTGATCCGCAGCGGAGATGCGCTCACGCAGTTCGCAGCAGTGAAGACGATCTGCTTCGACAAGACCGGCACGCTCACGACGGGCCAGCCTCAACTCACCGCTTACAACCTCGCTCCCGGCGTCTCGCTCTCTCAGGTCTCCGCTCATGTGAACGATCTGGTCATCGACTCGACCCATCCTTTGGCGCAATCTCTGGCTGACTGGTGTCGAGAGGAGCACTCTCATCAAGCAAGTTTCAGTGGTGTCACCAACTCCCGGCACTTGCCAGGACGAGGTGTTGTTGGTTACTCGCCCGAGTTGGGTACCGATGTCCTTCTCGGCAATCGCCGCTGGCTTGAAGCGTGCCACCAAGATTGCCGCGAACTGAGTTTGCCCGCTGACGATGCAACTGCGGAAACGCTCGTGGCCTGGGGTGGCCGGGTGCGAGCACAGTTCTTGTTCTCCGAGCAGTTGCGCTCCGGCGTCAAGAACACGCTGCAACAACTGGCCGCCGAACAGCTGAATCTGTTGATGCTCACTGGCGATCGTGACTCGCGCGCCAGGCATCTGGCGACCAGCCTGGGCCTGAGCTACCGAGCGGAACTGCTGCCGGAAGCAAAGCTGCTGGCCATCAAGTCGCTCTCTCATAGCAACGGCCCCGTGGCGATGGTTGGCGACGGCATCAATGACGCCCCCGCCTTGGCGACTGCCGATGTCGGCATTTCGCTGGCCGGCGGAACCGATATCGCCCGCCACTCCGCTCCGATTTGTCTGTTGCGTAACGATTTGAGTTCCCTCCTGTTTCTACGTCGTTTGGCTATTACTACGCGCCACGCACTCCGTTGGAATCTCGTCTGGGCACTGGGCTACAACGTCATCGGCCTCGGACTTGCCGCCGCCGGTTGGCTCCATCCGGTCATCGCCGCAATTGCGATGGGCCTGAGCGGCCTGTTTGTGGTCACAAACTCATTGGCACTCGCGCGGTTCGAAGCACCACGACCTGTCGAGGATGAAGAACATCCTCCTCTATCGATCGCCACGGAGGTGTCCCCGTGA
- a CDS encoding MFS transporter, with product MKQSRKHRTTDAMQTPRAGSADDQPTGILAGDGAHLGQGPPGESRNFIILVIYQALMRTGWIFKTESVIMPAVLESLAGAPWMLGCLPMLNRFGQSIPPLLIARRIKVLPLKSRAFIGTTTAMTLMFAGITAIWLTGLDNHPQAASWIYLLLYAMFFTAIGINQLAYNTLQGKLIRPTRRGRLLMIADVIGVTSAVGCAIVLLPRWLHEGSADFEWIFGFSTVLFAAASLMAWQIQELPDHHEEPRKPLRRLFEGAWRTLREDANFRRLAMVSALFTTALLLFPFYQSVARTKLGLGFPMLVWWVVAQNAGTGLFSILTGPIADRFGNRRALIIVTLLICAAPLLAAVLISQEDLGKNTFSLVFLLIGLTPVAQKTFNNYTLEIAPASEHPRYLSTQNLCMAAPLFLSPVAGYLVGLIGFLPVSIGITALLFTGFLLSFGLTEPRDRVPGTPVFTTGDDSAI from the coding sequence ATGAAACAGAGCAGGAAGCACCGGACGACCGATGCCATGCAGACGCCGCGCGCAGGAAGCGCTGACGACCAGCCCACCGGCATTCTGGCCGGTGACGGGGCTCATCTCGGCCAGGGTCCGCCGGGCGAATCGCGCAACTTTATTATCCTGGTCATCTATCAGGCCCTGATGCGCACCGGCTGGATCTTCAAGACCGAAAGCGTGATTATGCCGGCCGTGCTCGAGTCGCTGGCCGGCGCACCTTGGATGCTCGGCTGCCTGCCGATGCTCAACCGCTTCGGCCAGAGCATTCCGCCGCTGCTGATTGCCCGCCGCATCAAAGTGCTGCCGCTCAAGAGCCGGGCGTTCATTGGCACGACTACGGCCATGACGCTGATGTTCGCCGGCATCACCGCCATCTGGCTGACCGGGCTCGATAATCATCCGCAGGCGGCTTCGTGGATTTATCTGCTGCTATACGCCATGTTTTTCACCGCCATCGGCATCAATCAACTGGCGTACAATACGCTGCAAGGAAAGTTGATTCGCCCCACGCGCCGCGGCCGCCTGTTGATGATTGCCGATGTCATTGGCGTGACCTCCGCCGTGGGTTGCGCCATAGTGCTGCTGCCGCGCTGGTTGCACGAGGGAAGCGCCGACTTCGAATGGATCTTTGGTTTTTCGACAGTCCTGTTCGCAGCTGCTTCGCTGATGGCGTGGCAGATTCAAGAACTTCCCGATCATCACGAAGAACCCCGCAAGCCCTTGCGGCGCTTATTCGAGGGTGCGTGGCGCACGCTGCGAGAGGATGCAAACTTTCGCCGCTTGGCAATGGTCTCCGCCCTCTTCACCACCGCGCTGCTGTTGTTTCCCTTTTATCAGTCGGTCGCGCGGACCAAGCTCGGGCTGGGCTTTCCGATGCTCGTGTGGTGGGTCGTGGCGCAGAACGCTGGCACCGGCCTCTTCAGCATTCTTACCGGGCCCATCGCCGACCGCTTTGGCAATCGCCGGGCACTGATCATTGTGACATTACTCATCTGCGCAGCTCCGCTCCTGGCAGCGGTGCTCATCTCGCAAGAAGATCTGGGCAAGAACACGTTTTCGCTCGTGTTTTTGCTGATTGGACTCACCCCGGTCGCGCAGAAAACGTTCAACAACTACACGCTGGAAATCGCGCCAGCCAGTGAACATCCACGTTACTTGAGTACGCAGAATCTGTGCATGGCTGCGCCGCTGTTTCTCTCGCCAGTGGCCGGTTATCTCGTTGGGCTGATTGGGTTTTTGCCGGTTTCGATTGGCATTACGGCGTTACTCTTCACCGGATTCTTGCTCAGCTTTGGACTGACCGAGCCGCGCGACCGCGTTCCCGGTACGCCCGTCTTCACTACCGGAGACGATAGCGCCATTTGA
- a CDS encoding M14 family metallopeptidase, producing MPLLSRGLAVWLALVTMAVAQESAEPDAKPVNPALDGYLQFEPFSAAVNKLAESELVTVKSLGKSAGGRDIWLITIARGEVKPLTNKPALAIVGNVQGSHLIGGELALRLAQQIVAKADDEGVKQLLERVTLHIIPRPEPDGSERCFASPYRVPAGNDRKTDDDRDFAFGEDPPNDLNGDGYITQMRIEDPDGTLMLHPDDPRVLITADPKKNERGRYKLLSEGIDDDHDEQWNEDAGDGVALDRNFTFGYKPFQPNTGPNAVSEPECRAIADFLFDQVNVAAVFTFSTDDNLFHPWKANAQTEKDRIRKNILGSDATAIDYLAEAYRKTHGGSDAPTPPDVQGAFSSWAYFHYGRWSLNARAWWVPKTSPKKEEVKEEDKDGEKKEEKKHSGEKRGSEQINLLNWLKANDMDGFVEWKEIKHPDFPRQKVEVGGFKPLVDVNPPAKELEALAEKHLAFLQKLPESLPNLELRAATAESLGGGVYRVKATAANAGYLSTMPEMGSVNGIPYPLQLEIEIPKETVFLKGHARTEIKRLAGLTGTAEETWLLRFPDKAPSEVKLRLWAPAVGEVTKTIQLKD from the coding sequence ATGCCCCTTCTTTCACGCGGTTTGGCGGTCTGGCTGGCGCTGGTGACGATGGCCGTCGCTCAAGAGAGTGCCGAGCCGGATGCGAAACCGGTCAATCCGGCACTGGATGGCTATTTGCAGTTCGAGCCGTTTTCGGCAGCTGTCAACAAGCTGGCCGAAAGCGAATTGGTCACGGTAAAGTCGCTCGGCAAGAGCGCCGGCGGCCGCGATATCTGGCTCATCACCATTGCCCGTGGTGAAGTCAAACCGCTGACCAACAAGCCCGCGCTGGCCATCGTGGGGAACGTGCAAGGTTCGCACTTAATCGGTGGCGAACTGGCCCTGCGACTGGCGCAGCAGATTGTGGCCAAGGCCGACGACGAAGGGGTGAAGCAACTGCTCGAGCGCGTCACGCTGCACATTATTCCGCGCCCCGAACCGGATGGCAGCGAAAGGTGCTTTGCGAGTCCCTATCGCGTGCCTGCGGGCAACGACCGGAAAACCGACGACGATCGCGATTTCGCTTTCGGCGAAGATCCGCCGAACGATCTGAATGGCGACGGCTACATCACGCAGATGCGGATCGAAGACCCCGATGGCACGCTGATGCTGCATCCCGATGACCCGCGAGTGCTCATCACTGCTGACCCCAAGAAAAACGAGCGCGGCCGCTACAAGCTGCTGAGCGAAGGAATCGACGACGACCACGATGAGCAGTGGAACGAAGATGCCGGCGATGGCGTGGCGCTCGATCGCAACTTCACGTTTGGCTACAAACCGTTCCAGCCCAACACGGGGCCGAATGCCGTGTCAGAACCCGAGTGCCGCGCAATCGCCGATTTTCTGTTCGACCAGGTGAACGTCGCCGCGGTCTTCACTTTCTCGACCGACGACAACCTGTTCCATCCTTGGAAGGCAAACGCTCAAACCGAAAAGGATCGCATTCGCAAGAACATCCTGGGGAGCGATGCGACAGCCATCGATTACCTGGCCGAAGCCTATCGCAAGACTCACGGTGGCAGCGATGCTCCCACTCCGCCAGATGTACAAGGCGCCTTCAGCAGCTGGGCCTATTTTCACTATGGCCGTTGGTCGCTCAATGCTCGTGCCTGGTGGGTGCCAAAGACTTCGCCCAAAAAGGAGGAAGTGAAAGAGGAAGACAAGGACGGCGAGAAGAAAGAAGAGAAAAAGCACTCCGGCGAGAAGCGCGGCAGCGAGCAGATCAATCTGCTGAACTGGCTCAAGGCCAACGACATGGATGGCTTCGTCGAATGGAAAGAGATCAAACATCCTGACTTTCCGCGTCAGAAAGTCGAAGTGGGGGGCTTCAAGCCGCTCGTCGATGTGAATCCGCCAGCCAAGGAACTCGAGGCGCTCGCCGAGAAGCACCTCGCTTTCCTGCAGAAGCTACCCGAATCATTGCCGAACCTGGAACTGCGCGCAGCCACCGCGGAGTCGCTCGGCGGCGGCGTGTACCGCGTGAAAGCCACAGCTGCCAATGCGGGCTATCTCTCCACGATGCCGGAAATGGGGAGCGTGAATGGCATTCCCTATCCGCTGCAACTCGAAATCGAAATCCCCAAGGAAACGGTTTTCCTCAAAGGTCATGCCCGCACCGAAATCAAACGCCTTGCTGGGCTCACCGGCACTGCTGAAGAAACCTGGCTCCTTCGTTTTCCCGACAAAGCCCCCAGTGAAGTGAAGTTGCGGCTCTGGGCACCGGCCGTGGGCGAAGTGACCAAGACGATTCAACTGAAAGATTAA
- a CDS encoding sulfite exporter TauE/SafE family protein, with protein sequence MIELPLVFVAGVLGTAHCLGMCGPLAIGISTGAKSWSVAFVRQLLYSVGRLLSYSFLGLMAGFSGEWTARHTASLINVPAMFAIIAGVVFIVKGLQETGLATKLRQLLQRLFGMKQLTPVNLHHSGSCGLLFAPFFRGQGHTGALIAGVCTGFLPCGLLYGMLTLAASTHQVLLGGATMLVFGLGTMPLLVLAGTTGQLLSLGSRRWLFGFAAWCLVLTGVVSLARGLSYVSWGDRPTAGCPLCTAESNSTK encoded by the coding sequence GTGATCGAATTGCCGCTGGTCTTCGTGGCCGGAGTGCTCGGAACTGCTCATTGCCTGGGAATGTGTGGTCCCCTGGCGATTGGGATTAGCACCGGCGCCAAGAGCTGGTCCGTGGCCTTCGTCCGACAGTTGCTCTACTCCGTGGGGCGACTTCTGAGTTACTCTTTCCTCGGACTGATGGCCGGTTTCAGCGGCGAATGGACCGCACGTCACACGGCCTCGCTGATCAACGTCCCGGCCATGTTCGCGATCATCGCGGGAGTCGTCTTCATCGTTAAAGGGCTGCAAGAGACGGGCCTCGCAACGAAGCTCCGACAACTGCTTCAACGCCTGTTCGGCATGAAACAATTGACTCCCGTAAATCTCCATCACAGCGGCAGTTGCGGTTTGCTCTTCGCGCCGTTCTTTCGCGGGCAAGGTCATACCGGTGCCTTGATCGCGGGTGTCTGCACCGGCTTTCTTCCCTGTGGCTTGCTCTACGGCATGCTCACCTTGGCGGCTAGCACGCACCAGGTACTGCTGGGGGGCGCGACCATGCTCGTGTTTGGTCTTGGCACCATGCCGCTGCTGGTGTTGGCAGGAACCACCGGCCAACTGCTGAGTCTGGGCTCGCGCCGTTGGTTGTTCGGCTTTGCCGCCTGGTGCCTCGTCCTCACGGGCGTCGTGTCGCTGGCTCGTGGTCTCTCGTATGTTTCGTGGGGCGATCGTCCGACGGCCGGTTGCCCGCTCTGCACCGCCGAATCGAACTCCACGAAATAG
- a CDS encoding cbb3-type cytochrome c oxidase subunit II yields the protein MFESKTGILFIAGIGFFVFAFVSNGALPMMMYKDLPEKTAEQVVNPRLVRQFRNLQDRYPEAFLKAFGELPEPKEIPADATADVRAALIADNAKLEEQVVLTSAEALRLGRQVYVGEGCWHCHSQFVRPVSNESLRFGPVAKTEEYQNELQRPVMFGTRRVGPDLSREGGRRSNDWHAVHFFKPSLVSTDSPMPDYPWLFEGAPDQPNRRGLALIAYVQWLGSWLDSYPYYEEIDHLRSSE from the coding sequence ATGTTCGAAAGCAAAACAGGCATTCTGTTCATTGCGGGAATTGGCTTCTTTGTCTTCGCGTTCGTCAGCAACGGTGCCTTGCCGATGATGATGTACAAAGACCTGCCCGAAAAGACCGCCGAACAAGTAGTCAACCCGCGACTCGTTCGTCAGTTTCGCAATCTGCAGGATCGCTATCCGGAAGCGTTCCTTAAGGCGTTCGGCGAACTGCCGGAACCCAAAGAGATCCCCGCCGATGCCACCGCTGATGTGCGCGCAGCACTGATAGCCGACAACGCCAAGCTCGAAGAACAAGTGGTCCTCACTTCCGCCGAAGCGCTCCGTTTAGGTCGTCAGGTTTATGTGGGCGAAGGTTGCTGGCATTGCCATAGTCAGTTTGTGCGTCCTGTATCCAATGAGTCGCTCCGCTTCGGACCCGTTGCCAAGACCGAAGAGTATCAAAACGAACTGCAGCGGCCCGTGATGTTTGGCACTCGCCGCGTCGGCCCCGACCTGAGCCGCGAAGGTGGCCGGCGCAGTAACGACTGGCACGCAGTCCACTTTTTCAAGCCCTCCTTAGTCTCGACCGATTCGCCGATGCCGGACTATCCGTGGCTGTTCGAAGGCGCACCGGATCAGCCGAATCGGCGCGGCCTGGCGCTCATCGCCTATGTGCAATGGCTTGGCTCTTGGCTCGATAGCTATCCCTACTATGAAGAAATCGATCATCTGCGGAGTTCCGAATGA
- a CDS encoding SdpI family protein: MSLLAVPLMRGWVNPNPLYGFRVKATLDDPIIWYAANCFAGWRLFYAGLVIAAAAVLFYLLPNQQLERFAFSCLAATIIALVWAVFSSFAYLRKLTARR, translated from the coding sequence ATGTCGCTGCTGGCGGTGCCGCTGATGCGCGGCTGGGTCAACCCGAATCCGCTGTATGGTTTTCGGGTGAAGGCGACGCTGGACGATCCGATCATCTGGTACGCGGCGAATTGTTTTGCCGGCTGGCGACTGTTCTATGCCGGGCTGGTGATTGCCGCGGCGGCGGTCCTCTTCTATTTGCTCCCCAATCAGCAGCTGGAGCGCTTTGCCTTCAGCTGCCTGGCGGCGACGATCATCGCGCTCGTCTGGGCGGTGTTCAGCAGCTTTGCCTACCTGCGAAAACTGACCGCGCGGCGCTGA
- a CDS encoding DUF4405 domain-containing protein codes for MHLSRSQINFLLDALLLVNFTLLMATAVIVRFVFPPGPDAAGWYLWGYNYQQWSTFQFGVIATLALGILVHLMLHWSWVCGILVTQFTRNKRAKMDEGTQTIVGVGLLIVLLNVVGGAIAIAALTIRSSN; via the coding sequence ATGCACTTGTCGCGTTCCCAAATCAACTTCCTGCTCGACGCTTTACTGCTCGTCAACTTCACCCTGTTGATGGCGACCGCCGTCATCGTCCGGTTTGTCTTTCCCCCCGGTCCCGACGCCGCAGGCTGGTATTTGTGGGGCTACAACTACCAGCAGTGGAGCACGTTTCAGTTCGGCGTTATCGCCACGCTCGCGCTCGGCATACTCGTGCACCTGATGCTCCACTGGAGCTGGGTCTGCGGCATCCTGGTCACCCAATTCACGCGCAACAAGCGCGCGAAGATGGATGAAGGGACGCAAACCATCGTCGGAGTCGGCTTGCTGATCGTGCTGCTGAATGTCGTCGGCGGAGCCATCGCGATCGCCGCTCTCACCATTCGATCTAGCAATTGA
- a CDS encoding M14 family metallopeptidase codes for MKSSHEGATGIQPVLDRLGSVASQLQANNEPFCEGSLLVEACSADQHGQGPCHPGSLVKRLGTLAVLGIVTLLTSVVAAQDKEASKPKEKTPYQAIGSPSSPKVPAQWNRYHDYAESTKLLHDLAKAYPEFAQLKSLGTTYGKREMWVLTVTNFAKGDDQSRPAMWIDGAIHANEIQASEVVLYTAWTLLEMRGESKTIERLLDERVFFLMPMMSPDSRDAHFYEANTTHSPRSGQRPVDDDKDGLVDEDGPDDLDGDGSITMMRVRDKNGRYKPHADHPNLLVPVKDGEKGEFTILGQEGKDNDGDGRVNEDSDGYYDPNRDWGWNWQPDYVQNGAHRYPYSILENRFVADFIATRPNIAGAQSYHNAGGMILRGPGAKEDSFEGSDLKVYDVLGKRAEQMLPGYRYMNIANDLYEVWGGEVDWLHQSRGVWTFTNELFTPFNFFRTTGHDGFFGSNETQHLFDKYLLLGEGFSGWKEINHPQYGKIEVGGMRKNWIRQPPSFLLEEECHRNMAFTLYHADELPLVSIQSVTKKDLGGGLTEVTAIIENRKLVPTHSAADVQRRITPPDTVELSGAKLQKVVLGLKSSEPFFKDPQEQKREPQKIKLNSIGSYGVTYVRWLVEGESPLQVQVKSVKGGQASKTAE; via the coding sequence ATGAAGTCATCTCATGAGGGGGCCACTGGCATTCAGCCAGTGCTGGATCGGCTCGGGAGCGTCGCCTCGCAACTCCAAGCGAACAACGAACCTTTTTGCGAAGGGTCGTTGCTGGTCGAAGCCTGTTCGGCAGATCAACACGGGCAGGGCCCGTGCCACCCGGGGAGTCTTGTGAAAAGATTGGGGACATTGGCAGTTCTTGGCATCGTCACCTTGCTGACTTCTGTCGTGGCGGCACAAGACAAGGAAGCTTCCAAACCCAAAGAAAAGACTCCTTACCAGGCCATCGGTTCGCCGTCCTCGCCGAAGGTTCCCGCGCAGTGGAACCGATATCACGACTATGCCGAGAGCACCAAGCTGCTGCACGATCTGGCAAAGGCTTATCCGGAATTCGCCCAGCTGAAGTCGCTCGGCACGACTTATGGCAAGCGCGAGATGTGGGTACTCACGGTTACGAACTTTGCCAAGGGGGACGACCAGAGTCGCCCGGCCATGTGGATCGACGGTGCCATTCACGCCAACGAAATTCAAGCCAGCGAAGTGGTCCTGTACACCGCTTGGACGCTGCTCGAAATGCGCGGCGAGAGCAAAACCATCGAGCGGCTGCTCGACGAGCGAGTCTTCTTTCTGATGCCGATGATGAGCCCCGATAGTCGCGATGCTCACTTCTATGAAGCCAACACCACGCACTCGCCCCGCAGCGGTCAGCGACCGGTGGATGACGATAAAGATGGGCTCGTCGATGAAGATGGCCCGGACGATCTGGACGGAGACGGCAGCATCACCATGATGCGCGTGCGCGATAAGAACGGCCGCTACAAGCCGCACGCCGATCATCCGAACCTGCTGGTGCCGGTGAAGGACGGCGAGAAGGGCGAGTTCACGATTCTCGGTCAGGAAGGAAAGGACAACGACGGCGACGGCCGCGTGAACGAAGATAGCGACGGCTATTACGACCCGAATCGCGATTGGGGTTGGAACTGGCAGCCTGATTACGTGCAGAACGGTGCGCATCGCTATCCGTATTCGATCCTCGAGAATCGCTTTGTGGCCGACTTTATTGCGACGCGGCCGAACATCGCTGGTGCTCAGTCCTATCACAACGCGGGGGGCATGATCCTGCGTGGCCCTGGCGCAAAAGAAGACAGCTTTGAAGGCTCGGATCTGAAGGTGTACGACGTGCTCGGCAAACGGGCCGAGCAAATGTTGCCTGGTTATCGCTACATGAACATCGCCAACGATCTGTACGAAGTGTGGGGTGGCGAAGTCGATTGGCTGCATCAAAGCCGCGGCGTCTGGACCTTTACAAATGAGCTGTTCACGCCGTTCAATTTCTTTCGCACGACCGGCCACGATGGTTTTTTCGGCAGCAACGAAACGCAGCACCTATTCGATAAGTACTTGCTGCTCGGCGAGGGGTTCTCGGGCTGGAAAGAAATCAATCATCCGCAGTACGGCAAGATCGAAGTCGGCGGCATGCGCAAAAACTGGATCCGGCAACCGCCATCGTTTTTGCTCGAAGAAGAATGCCACCGGAACATGGCCTTCACTCTCTACCATGCCGACGAGTTGCCGCTGGTCTCGATCCAGTCGGTGACGAAAAAAGATCTTGGCGGCGGACTGACCGAAGTGACTGCCATTATCGAGAACCGCAAACTGGTTCCCACGCACTCGGCCGCCGATGTGCAGCGGCGGATCACGCCGCCCGATACGGTGGAACTAAGCGGCGCGAAATTGCAGAAGGTGGTGCTGGGGCTGAAGAGCAGCGAACCGTTCTTCAAAGATCCGCAGGAGCAAAAGCGCGAGCCGCAAAAAATCAAGCTCAATTCGATTGGCAGCTATGGCGTAACCTATGTGCGCTGGCTCGTCGAAGGTGAAAGCCCGCTGCAAGTGCAGGTGAAGAGCGTCAAAGGTGGCCAGGCCAGTAAGACAGCGGAATAA